A stretch of Pseudomonadota bacterium DNA encodes these proteins:
- the rpsJ gene encoding 30S ribosomal protein S10, giving the protein MMNTKIRIKLKAYDHKLLDQSASDIVDTANKTGAKVIGPIPLPTRINKYCVLRSPHIDKKSREQFEMRTHKRLLDIIDPTQQTVDALMKLDLSPGVDVEIKL; this is encoded by the coding sequence ATAATGAACACCAAAATCAGGATCAAGCTTAAAGCTTATGATCATAAGCTGTTGGATCAGTCGGCATCAGATATTGTTGATACAGCAAATAAGACCGGTGCGAAGGTTATCGGGCCGATTCCATTGCCGACAAGGATAAATAAATATTGTGTTCTACGTTCACCTCATATTGATAAGAAATCAAGAGAGCAGTTTGAAATGAGAACACATAAAAGGTTACTCGATATTATAGACCCAACGCAGCAGACAGTTGACGCCCTGATGAAACTTGACCTTTCTCCGGGAGTGGA
- the tuf gene encoding elongation factor Tu (EF-Tu; promotes GTP-dependent binding of aminoacyl-tRNA to the A-site of ribosomes during protein biosynthesis; when the tRNA anticodon matches the mRNA codon, GTP hydrolysis results; the inactive EF-Tu-GDP leaves the ribosome and release of GDP is promoted by elongation factor Ts; many prokaryotes have two copies of the gene encoding EF-Tu), protein EMIMPGDNVAISAELITPIAMETELRFAIREGGRTVGAGVVSNIIG, encoded by the coding sequence GAGATGATAATGCCCGGAGACAATGTAGCGATATCGGCGGAGCTGATAACTCCTATAGCAATGGAGACCGAGCTTCGGTTTGCGATAAGGGAAGGCGGACGGACGGTCGGTGCAGGAGTTGTAAGCAATATTATAGGATAA